Proteins from one Physeter macrocephalus isolate SW-GA chromosome 16, ASM283717v5, whole genome shotgun sequence genomic window:
- the SYT12 gene encoding synaptotagmin-12: MAVDVAEYHLSAIKSPPDWEVGVYAAGALALLGIAAVSLWKLWTSGSFPSPSPFPNYDYRYLQQKYGENYAEARQKRVAAWNAQQASTRGPPSHKGSLSIEDTFESISELGPLELMGRELDLAPYGTLRKSQSADSLNSISSVSNTFGQDFTLGQVEVSMDYDAASHTLHVAVLQGKDLLEREEASFESCFMRVSLLPDEQIVGISRIQRNAYSIFFDEKFSIPLDPAALEEKSLRFSVFGIDEDERNVSTGVVELKLSVLDLPLQPFGGWLYLQDQNKAADAVGEILLSLSYLPTAERLTVVVVKAKNLIWTNDKTTADPFVKVYLLQDGRKMSKKKTAVKRDDPNPVFNEAMIFSVPAIVLQDLSLRVTVAESSSDGRGGNVGHVIIGPSASGMGTTHWNQMLATLRRPVSMWHPVRRN; this comes from the exons ATGGCCGTGGACGTGGCAGAATACCACCTGAGCG CCATCAAGAGCCCCCCTGACTGGGAAGTGGGTGTCTATGCTGCCGGGGCCCTGGCACTGCTGGGAATTGCAGCTGTGAGCCTGTGGAAGCTCTGGACGTCGGGGagcttccccagcccctccccgttCCCAAACTACGACTACAGGTACCTTCAGCAGAAGTATGGTGAGAACTACGCAGAGGCCCGGCAGAAG AGAGTGGCTGCCTGGAATGCCCAGCAGGCCAGCACTAGGGGGCCACCCAGTCACAAAGGCAGCCTCAGCATTGAGGACACCTTTGAGAGCATCAGCGAGCTGGGACCCCTGGAGCTGATGGGCCGTGAGCTGGACCTGGCCCCCTACGGGACCCTCCGAAAATCCCAGTCGGCCGACTCCCTGAACTCCATCTCCTCCGTGAGCAACACCTTCGGTCAGGACTTCACGCTGGGCCAGGTGGAGGTGAGCATGGACTACGATGCCGCCTCCCACACCCTCCACGTGGCTGTGCTGCAGGGCAAGGACCTCCTGGAGCGGGAGGAAGCCAGCTTCGAGTCCTGCTTCATGCGCGTCAGCCTGCTGCCGGACGAGCAGATCGTGGGCATTTCCCGG ATCCAGAGGAACGCCTACTCCATCTTCTTCGACGAGAAGTTCTCCATCCCCCTGGACCCTGCAGCCCTGGAGGAGAAGAGCCTGCGGTTTTCTGTGTTTGGCATCGATGAAGATGAGCGGAATGTGAGCACAGGGGTGGTGGAGCTGAAGCTTTCTGTGCTTGACCTCCCACTGCAGCCCTTCGGCGGCTGGCTCTACCTACAGGACCAGAACAAG GCCGCCGACGCTGTGGGCGAGATCCTGCTGTCCCTCAGCTACCTCCCAACGGCCGAGCGCCTTACAGTGGTCGTGGTGAAAGCCAAGAATCTCATCTGGACCAACGACAAGACCACAGCGG ACCCCTTCGTCAAGGTGTACCTGCTGCAGGATGGGAGGAAGATGAGCAAAAAGAAGACGGCTGTGAAGAGGGACGACCCTAACCCAGTGTTCAATGAAGCCATGATCTTCTCAGTGCCAGCCATTGTGCTCCAG GACCTGTCTCTCCGTGTGACGGTAGCTGAGAGCAGCAGTGATGGCCGTGGGGGCAACGTGGGCCATGTCATCATTGGGCCGTCGGCCAGCGGCATGGGCACCACGCACTGGAACCAGATGCTGGCCACGCTGCGCAGGCCCGTGTCCATGTGGCACCCTGTCCGGCGAAACTAG